In Carya illinoinensis cultivar Pawnee chromosome 9, C.illinoinensisPawnee_v1, whole genome shotgun sequence, the following are encoded in one genomic region:
- the LOC122275123 gene encoding F-box protein SKIP27, whose product MALGKRCSTSLRSKRGGLIAEEALGLGFLRFTGGLGRKRVLVSNDLEDSPIDSAPRTPPKKQRAERMVLDAERSSLEALPQDILIRVLCGVNHEDLKQLFHVSKVIREATLIAKQSHFAYSTPSKTRAFRTTIDLEDSNEFDDKEAPNAPKLARRCKSRLSKKKLADISVALFSSMDEEQWPRKSLFMETEI is encoded by the exons atgGCATTGGGAAAGAGATGCAGCACTTCTTTGAGATCCAAGCGCGGTGGTCTGATTGCTGAGGAGGctctagggttagggtttctgaGGTTTACGGGAGGATTGGGAAGGAAGAGGGTTCTCGTTTCGAATGATTTAGAGGATTCACCCATTGATTCTGCTCCCAGGACTCCTCCAAAGAAGCAGCGTGCTGAGAGAATGGTTCTGGACGCTGAAAGGTCTTCTCTCGAAGCCTTGCCTCAGGACATTCTG ATTAGGGTATTGTGCGGTGTGAATCATGAGGATTTGAAACAGCTTTTCCACGTATCGAAAGTGATCAGAGAAGCT ACTCTAATTGCAAAGCAATCTCACTTTGCATATAGCACGCCATCGAAGACTCGCGCTTTTCGCACGACAATAGATTTGGAGGATTCAAATGAGTTTGACGACAAAGAAGCTCCGAATGCTCCCAAACTTGCCAGGCGTTGTAAGTCGCGGCTGAGCAAGAAGAAGCTTGCCGACATATCTGTGGCATTGTTCTCTTCGATGGACGAGGAGCAGTGGCCGAGGAAATCGCTATTTATGGAAACAGAGATATGA